The following proteins are co-located in the Halarcobacter sp. genome:
- the rfaE1 gene encoding D-glycero-beta-D-manno-heptose-7-phosphate kinase: MIKVERKPKILVIGDLMIDSYLIGDCDRIALDAPVPIVDIKEEKDVLGGAGNVIRNLASLGAKVSVMSVVGSDDNARLLKHKLDEIETKSFLLEQKGRKTSKKTRIMSANQQIFRFDHESRNNISFDSVKKLFEKLQEKIKAYDVILLADYGKGVLTRDFTQKIISYANKNNVKTIVDPFGTDYSKYQGAYLIIPNKDEASVATNIEIENSDRLLDALKEIKNKFETHEAIVTLSEEGVALLKDNKLSVLPTVPLEVFDVTGSGDTLLASIGFALALDNDLVTSLEFANLATGVVLRKAGTATVSIDEIQSDQVYLDRKIIETNLSCQVK, from the coding sequence ATGATTAAAGTAGAAAGAAAACCAAAAATTTTAGTAATTGGTGATTTAATGATTGATTCTTATCTAATCGGTGATTGTGATAGAATAGCTTTAGATGCTCCTGTACCTATTGTTGATATTAAAGAGGAAAAAGATGTATTAGGTGGAGCTGGTAATGTTATTAGAAACTTAGCTTCACTTGGTGCAAAAGTTAGTGTAATGTCTGTGGTTGGAAGTGATGACAATGCTAGACTTTTAAAACACAAATTGGACGAAATTGAAACTAAATCTTTTCTTTTAGAGCAAAAAGGTAGAAAAACATCTAAAAAAACTAGAATTATGTCTGCTAATCAACAAATTTTTAGGTTTGACCATGAGAGTAGAAATAATATCTCTTTTGATAGTGTTAAAAAACTTTTTGAGAAACTACAAGAAAAGATTAAAGCTTATGATGTAATTCTTTTAGCTGATTATGGTAAAGGGGTTTTGACAAGAGACTTTACTCAAAAGATTATTTCATATGCAAATAAAAACAATGTTAAAACTATTGTTGACCCATTTGGTACTGACTATAGTAAATATCAAGGTGCATATTTAATTATTCCAAATAAAGATGAAGCTTCAGTAGCAACGAATATTGAAATAGAAAATAGCGATAGACTTTTAGATGCATTAAAAGAGATAAAAAATAAATTTGAAACCCATGAAGCTATAGTTACACTATCTGAAGAGGGTGTTGCTTTATTAAAAGACAATAAATTATCAGTATTGCCAACTGTACCATTAGAAGTATTTGATGTAACAGGTTCAGGAGATACTCTTTTAGCTTCAATTGGTTTTGCTTTAGCTTTAGATAATGATTTAGTAACTTCATTAGAATTTGCAAATCTTGCTACAGGAGTTGTATTAAGAAAAGCAGGTACTGCTACAGTATCAATTGATGAAATTCAATCAGACCAAGTGTATTTAGATAGAAAAATTATAGAGACAAACTTAAGTTGTCAAGTTAAATAA
- the ychF gene encoding redox-regulated ATPase YchF, which translates to MGLGVGIVGLPNVGKSTTFNALTKAQNAEAQNYPFCTIEPNKAVVPVPDKRLDELAKIVIPDKIQHSTIDFVDIAGLVRGASKGEGLGNQFLSNIREVEVILHMVRCFDDGNVTHVEGDVNPIRDIEIIEAELIYSDISQLEKKIEKLKKQSKGSKEAAAMLVVAEQVYKHIDELQPVKTFEDKENDLFVQLDKELRFLSNKDVIYGANVDEDSLAEGGNQYVDTLKAHAIEVGADVIVLCAKIEEELVGLEEDEAKEFLTDLGVEESGLEQIIQKSFDKLGLQSYFTAGKVEVRAWTIRKGTKAPQAAAVIHNDFEKGFIKAEVISYEDFVEFGGESKCKEVGKLRLEGKDYIVQDGDVMHFRFNT; encoded by the coding sequence ATGGGATTAGGTGTAGGAATCGTAGGTCTTCCAAATGTAGGTAAATCAACAACGTTTAATGCGTTAACAAAAGCACAAAATGCAGAGGCTCAAAACTATCCGTTTTGTACAATAGAACCAAACAAAGCTGTTGTACCAGTACCAGATAAGAGATTAGATGAGTTAGCAAAAATTGTAATACCAGATAAAATTCAGCACTCTACAATTGATTTTGTAGATATAGCAGGACTTGTAAGAGGAGCTTCAAAAGGTGAAGGTTTAGGAAACCAATTTCTTTCAAATATTAGAGAGGTTGAAGTTATCTTACATATGGTAAGATGTTTTGATGATGGAAATGTTACTCACGTTGAGGGAGATGTAAATCCTATTAGAGATATTGAAATTATTGAAGCGGAGCTTATTTATTCAGATATTTCTCAACTTGAAAAAAAGATTGAAAAATTGAAAAAACAATCAAAAGGTTCAAAAGAAGCAGCAGCTATGCTAGTTGTAGCTGAACAAGTGTATAAACATATTGATGAGTTACAACCTGTAAAAACTTTTGAAGATAAAGAAAATGATCTATTTGTTCAACTTGATAAAGAGCTTAGATTTTTATCTAACAAAGATGTTATTTATGGTGCAAATGTTGATGAGGACTCTTTAGCAGAAGGTGGAAACCAATATGTTGATACTTTAAAAGCTCATGCTATTGAAGTTGGTGCAGATGTAATTGTTCTTTGTGCTAAGATTGAAGAAGAATTAGTAGGTCTTGAAGAAGATGAAGCAAAAGAATTTTTAACAGATTTAGGTGTTGAAGAATCTGGACTTGAGCAAATTATTCAAAAATCATTTGATAAATTAGGACTTCAATCATATTTTACAGCAGGAAAAGTTGAGGTTAGAGCTTGGACAATTAGAAAAGGTACAAAAGCTCCACAAGCAGCTGCAGTAATCCATAATGATTTTGAAAAAGGTTTTATTAAAGCTGAGGTTATTTCATATGAAGATTTCGTTGAGTTTGGTGGCGAATCAAAGTGTAAAGAGGTTGGTAAATTGAGGCTAGAAGGAAAAGATTACATTGTTCAAGATGGAGATGTAATGCATTTTAGGTTTAATACTTGA
- a CDS encoding HDOD domain-containing protein, which yields MNENIIEKIESLPPLPKTIIEIEEFRQQPEKEAFELLKIIEKDALIVSTLLKVSNSAMFGFRSKVETASKAINLLGINFTISIAIGGTIQNLLKTNLSAYGINSDDFMRASNLATTLASLWLNKISFELKEELVLPALLQEAGKFVLADIIDTSEKTEEFKELIASGKTLAQAEKEITGMTTSEITAKIFKHWKLSDNLINVIEYVDELDKCDEKYLEKSKILNVIKTVCNVTNAFSEENIALGLEKAKTFNLEPKPLQAAIDKLEDRLLDE from the coding sequence GTGAATGAAAATATTATAGAAAAAATTGAGTCTTTACCTCCTTTACCAAAAACTATAATTGAGATTGAAGAGTTTAGGCAACAACCAGAAAAAGAGGCTTTTGAATTATTAAAAATTATTGAAAAAGATGCATTAATTGTATCTACTCTTTTAAAAGTGTCAAACTCTGCAATGTTTGGTTTTAGAAGTAAGGTTGAAACAGCAAGTAAAGCAATTAATCTTTTGGGTATTAATTTTACTATCTCTATTGCTATTGGTGGTACAATACAAAATTTACTTAAAACTAATCTTTCTGCTTATGGAATAAACAGTGATGATTTTATGAGAGCATCAAACTTAGCTACTACACTTGCTTCTTTATGGTTAAATAAAATCTCTTTTGAATTAAAAGAAGAGTTAGTTTTACCTGCACTTTTACAAGAAGCTGGAAAATTTGTATTAGCAGATATTATTGATACTAGTGAAAAAACTGAAGAGTTCAAAGAATTGATTGCATCAGGTAAAACATTAGCTCAAGCAGAAAAAGAGATTACAGGAATGACAACTTCTGAAATAACAGCTAAGATTTTCAAACACTGGAAGTTAAGCGATAATTTAATTAATGTAATTGAATATGTAGATGAACTTGATAAGTGTGATGAAAAGTATTTAGAAAAATCTAAAATTCTAAATGTAATAAAAACAGTTTGTAATGTGACAAATGCATTTAGTGAAGAGAATATTGCTTTAGGTTTAGAAAAAGCAAAAACATTTAACTTAGAGCCTAAACCTTTACAAGCTGCAATTGATAAGTTAGAAGATAGACTTTTAGATGAATAA
- the recO gene encoding recombination protein RecO, whose amino-acid sequence MQGYIIDIKAVKDDDLIVSILTESHIYTTYRFYGARHSNINVGYKIDFELETNMKSSIPRLKDVIQLGFQWIFDNDKLYCWQRFIKLFYPHLKDVETIDDFYFKLLDKLSHKMIKQNPKRAICKSYIKLLDYEGRLHTDYHCLLCEQEIKKDISLVRSFMPVHASCTYSKSFKLKKIKELYEEKRIISFEDEEVDYLWKIILQGL is encoded by the coding sequence ATGCAAGGTTACATAATAGATATCAAAGCTGTTAAAGATGATGATTTAATAGTATCAATTTTAACAGAATCACACATTTATACTACATACAGGTTTTATGGGGCTAGACACTCAAATATAAATGTAGGATATAAAATAGACTTTGAATTAGAAACAAATATGAAAAGTTCTATTCCCAGATTAAAAGATGTAATTCAACTTGGTTTTCAATGGATTTTTGATAATGACAAACTATATTGTTGGCAAAGGTTTATTAAACTTTTTTATCCTCACTTAAAAGATGTAGAAACAATTGATGATTTTTATTTTAAACTATTAGACAAACTATCTCACAAGATGATTAAACAAAATCCCAAAAGAGCAATTTGCAAATCATATATCAAGTTACTTGATTATGAGGGTAGACTTCATACAGATTATCATTGTTTATTATGTGAACAAGAGATAAAAAAAGATATATCACTAGTAAGAAGTTTTATGCCCGTACATGCTTCTTGCACTTATAGTAAAAGCTTTAAATTAAAAAAAATAAAAGAACTTTATGAAGAAAAAAGAATAATATCTTTTGAGGATGAGGAAGTAGACTATTTATGGAAAATAATACTTCAAGGACTATAA
- a CDS encoding pyrimidine/purine nucleoside phosphorylase, protein MDFTNVSIAKEANILYDGNITSRSITFENGSKKTLGIMLPGEYELNTVNKATIDINSGSLEVMLPAEDWVEYVAPASIQIAQNSKYKLKVTSLVDYCCSFEKVKYCK, encoded by the coding sequence ATGGATTTTACAAATGTTTCTATAGCAAAAGAGGCAAATATTTTATATGATGGTAATATCACAAGTAGAAGTATTACTTTTGAAAATGGCAGTAAAAAAACACTTGGAATTATGTTACCAGGAGAGTATGAATTAAACACAGTTAATAAAGCAACAATTGATATAAACTCAGGTTCACTTGAAGTTATGCTACCAGCAGAAGATTGGGTTGAATATGTTGCACCTGCAAGTATTCAAATTGCACAAAACTCAAAATACAAATTAAAAGTAACTTCATTAGTTGATTATTGTTGTTCTTTCGAGAAAGTTAAATATTGTAAATAA
- a CDS encoding class II SORL domain-containing protein, which produces MPKINKYVDIDTVEREAKKDLIDRHSPFIHCAETAKAGEPFEVTVKMGNEYTHPDDFDHYIESVSLFNGETLLAKASYVPGTLGNVKAHNTTTFTIIPTGKKLNLVAHGYCTKHGIWEGTPVTVSVAE; this is translated from the coding sequence ATGCCAAAAATTAACAAATATGTTGATATCGATACTGTTGAAAGAGAAGCAAAAAAAGATTTAATTGATAGACACTCACCATTTATTCACTGTGCTGAAACTGCAAAAGCAGGAGAGCCATTTGAAGTAACTGTAAAAATGGGTAACGAGTATACTCACCCAGATGATTTTGATCACTATATTGAGTCTGTTTCATTATTTAATGGAGAAACATTATTAGCGAAAGCTTCATATGTTCCAGGGACATTAGGAAATGTAAAAGCTCATAATACTACAACATTTACAATTATTCCAACTGGTAAGAAATTAAACTTAGTAGCACATGGTTACTGTACTAAGCATGGTATTTGGGAAGGTACACCTGTAACTGTTTCAGTTGCTGAGTAG
- a CDS encoding thiamine-phosphate kinase, protein MNKEDFFIKQFNKNSKIIGDDGAVVGEFIYSNDAFFENVHFKRDWFSLKQIAKKAMLVNISDAIAMNAKPKYALLTVAIPKNYSKKDMKSLASGFLEVAKKYNIEIIGGDTISNTKLDISVTIISKTKKPILRSGIKQNDYLCYTGDLGSCKKDLNTLLCGGKISDSSKFIEPKLKAKFFYEISKYVNASMDISDGLFFELERMSKQSKKGFKFFYYISKNIGCSGEEYELLFSFSPKDRIKIEKVAKKHNVKLNIFARAVKGKFKSDCKNHHFE, encoded by the coding sequence ATGAATAAAGAAGATTTTTTTATAAAACAATTTAATAAAAACTCAAAAATAATTGGCGATGATGGTGCTGTTGTTGGTGAGTTTATTTATAGTAATGATGCCTTTTTTGAAAATGTACACTTTAAAAGAGATTGGTTTAGTTTAAAGCAAATTGCTAAAAAAGCAATGCTTGTAAATATCTCTGATGCAATTGCTATGAATGCCAAACCAAAATATGCTTTATTGACTGTTGCAATACCTAAAAACTATTCAAAAAAAGATATGAAAAGTTTAGCTTCTGGTTTTTTAGAGGTTGCAAAAAAATATAATATAGAAATAATAGGTGGTGATACTATTTCTAATACTAAACTAGATATAAGTGTTACAATAATTTCAAAAACCAAAAAACCTATATTAAGAAGTGGAATAAAGCAAAATGATTATCTTTGTTATACGGGTGATTTAGGATCTTGTAAAAAGGATTTGAATACATTATTATGTGGTGGGAAAATATCAGATTCTTCTAAATTTATTGAACCAAAGTTAAAAGCAAAGTTTTTTTATGAAATATCAAAGTATGTTAATGCCTCAATGGATATTTCAGATGGTTTGTTTTTTGAATTGGAAAGAATGTCTAAACAAAGTAAAAAGGGTTTTAAGTTTTTCTATTATATTTCTAAAAATATTGGTTGTTCAGGGGAAGAATATGAATTACTTTTTTCTTTTTCACCTAAAGATAGGATAAAAATTGAAAAAGTTGCGAAAAAACACAATGTAAAATTAAACATATTTGCAAGAGCTGTAAAAGGTAAATTTAAAAGCGATTGTAAAAATCACCATTTTGAATAA
- the truD gene encoding tRNA pseudouridine(13) synthase TruD yields the protein MENLQRYLSHSKIDVLFKQTKDDFVVTEVPLYEFSGEGEHIIIKFRKKELTTWTAVQIFSEQLGCKSRDIGYAGLKDKNAMTIQHISVPKSCEERLEKFNHENIKILEVMKHNNKIRVGHLKGNKFFIRLKRVTPLDAKKIEEAISNISQFGMPNYFGFQRFGIEGDNYKKGEAIINGELREKNRKLKQMYINSYQSYLFNNWLSKRIEISKLVNAFEPKEIYEKLSLPLEEVSNMKKQEHPFKVIIGDLMSHYPYGKIFYVEDIESESQKFFERDRVPTGLLSGKRVKKSENFAYEIEKDFDKKISEDGARRFAWIFPKDIESNYKEDKNWMEIQFELPKGSYATEFIAEIIH from the coding sequence TTGGAAAATTTACAAAGGTATTTAAGTCATTCTAAAATTGATGTATTATTTAAGCAAACAAAAGATGATTTTGTTGTTACAGAAGTTCCTCTTTATGAATTTAGTGGAGAGGGTGAACATATAATAATTAAATTTAGAAAAAAAGAATTAACAACATGGACTGCTGTGCAGATTTTTTCTGAACAATTAGGTTGTAAATCAAGAGACATAGGTTATGCAGGGTTAAAAGACAAAAATGCAATGACTATTCAACACATTTCAGTTCCAAAAAGTTGTGAAGAAAGGCTTGAAAAGTTTAATCATGAAAATATCAAAATTTTAGAGGTTATGAAACATAATAATAAAATTAGAGTTGGACATTTAAAAGGGAATAAATTTTTTATTAGATTAAAAAGAGTTACACCTTTAGATGCAAAAAAAATAGAAGAAGCAATATCAAATATTTCACAATTTGGTATGCCAAATTATTTTGGTTTTCAAAGATTTGGAATAGAAGGTGATAATTATAAAAAAGGTGAAGCTATTATAAATGGCGAACTTAGAGAAAAGAATAGAAAGTTAAAACAAATGTATATTAACTCTTATCAAAGTTACCTTTTTAATAATTGGCTTTCAAAAAGAATTGAGATTTCAAAACTAGTTAATGCTTTTGAGCCTAAAGAGATTTATGAAAAACTATCTTTACCTCTTGAAGAGGTTTCTAATATGAAAAAACAAGAGCATCCTTTTAAAGTTATTATAGGTGATTTAATGAGTCATTATCCATATGGAAAGATTTTTTATGTGGAAGATATAGAAAGTGAATCTCAAAAGTTTTTTGAAAGAGACAGAGTTCCAACTGGCTTACTAAGTGGAAAAAGAGTTAAAAAGTCAGAAAACTTTGCTTATGAAATAGAAAAAGATTTTGATAAAAAAATATCTGAAGATGGAGCTAGGAGATTTGCTTGGATATTTCCAAAAGATATAGAATCAAACTATAAAGAGGATAAAAATTGGATGGAAATACAATTTGAACTTCCAAAAGGTTCATATGCTACAGAATTTATAGCAGAAATTATTCATTAA
- a CDS encoding methyl-accepting chemotaxis protein, producing the protein MLELITKKISNRIIFALFILMSLSSLVVTYFTTAKVKEDAIITTKENLDMLNTAMFQSLRNAMNTGDPAQIKKAEDEARTIKGVKNLTIAKSKPLIEMYSPGTKFTKDNDIIKSFETKENQILEVNNNEGHNLRMIKPMIATNECLLCHVNQKEGDVIGIMDLTFSLDESDDRISGLVVDILLSSTILGWITIGLILLIVKRATKPIEGLKHGFQNLLKTNDPNIKLEITSKDEIGEVASLFNSYMDKVNEGLKQDEKVIEEANDILEKTGNGFFVYQVNEVAANPYVEDLKNKLNTMILHTKETLDKINITLRNYSESKFDYRIDDKGIYGDLGSLTAGIKLVGNNTSEILAMIMNTGDSLNQNTHTLSTASNSLSESSNQQAASLEETAAALEEITANIQGNTQTTIEMSNLASDVTKAAKDGQLLANKTATAMDEINTQISSINEAIEVIDQIAFQTNILSLNAAVEAATAGEAGKGFAVVAQEVRNLASRSAEAAKEIKELVENATSKADEGKKISDNMIGGYDVLNKNINYTIEKIDFVANASKEQERGITQINDAVNTLDRATQQNAQVAEQISKMSSEIANMSNSLVTAASRANFLQEAREEVCNVDLVYDTAKLKVNVLNIKDSVYTKLGSYENWIAKGSEELDKWIENYIKINPNAQHTALEDLKVLNNNLTVKLQDLIDANANKEPNEVLNEKARAIEIESLRIFGTLNNLKKEACKNQ; encoded by the coding sequence ATGTTAGAATTAATAACAAAAAAAATAAGTAACAGAATTATATTTGCACTTTTTATACTTATGTCTCTTTCAAGTCTAGTTGTAACGTATTTTACTACAGCAAAAGTAAAAGAAGATGCAATAATAACAACTAAAGAGAATTTGGATATGCTTAATACAGCAATGTTCCAAAGTTTAAGAAATGCAATGAATACAGGAGATCCTGCGCAAATTAAAAAAGCAGAAGATGAAGCTAGAACAATTAAAGGTGTAAAAAACCTAACAATAGCAAAAAGTAAACCTTTAATTGAGATGTATTCACCTGGTACAAAATTTACAAAAGATAATGATATTATTAAATCATTTGAAACAAAAGAAAATCAAATTTTAGAAGTAAATAATAATGAAGGCCACAATCTAAGAATGATTAAACCTATGATTGCAACAAATGAATGTTTACTTTGCCATGTAAATCAAAAAGAAGGTGATGTTATAGGTATTATGGACTTAACATTTTCTTTAGATGAATCAGATGATAGGATTAGTGGTTTAGTCGTGGATATACTTTTATCATCTACAATATTAGGCTGGATTACAATTGGACTTATTTTACTAATTGTAAAAAGAGCTACAAAACCAATTGAAGGGTTAAAACATGGTTTTCAAAATCTATTAAAAACTAATGATCCTAATATAAAACTTGAAATCACATCAAAAGATGAAATTGGAGAAGTTGCTAGTTTATTTAATTCATATATGGATAAAGTAAATGAAGGGTTAAAACAAGATGAAAAAGTTATTGAAGAAGCAAATGATATTTTAGAAAAAACTGGAAATGGATTCTTTGTATACCAAGTTAATGAAGTTGCAGCTAATCCATATGTAGAAGATTTAAAAAATAAATTGAATACTATGATTTTACATACTAAAGAGACACTTGATAAAATAAATATTACATTAAGAAACTATTCTGAATCAAAATTTGATTATAGAATTGATGACAAAGGTATATATGGAGACCTTGGTTCATTAACTGCTGGAATAAAATTAGTTGGTAATAATACATCTGAAATCTTGGCAATGATTATGAATACAGGTGATTCTTTAAATCAAAACACTCATACTTTATCAACGGCATCAAATAGCTTATCTGAATCATCTAATCAGCAAGCTGCATCTTTAGAAGAAACAGCGGCCGCCCTTGAAGAGATTACAGCTAATATACAAGGAAATACACAAACAACCATTGAGATGTCTAATCTAGCATCTGATGTAACAAAAGCAGCAAAAGATGGTCAACTACTAGCAAATAAAACAGCAACAGCAATGGATGAGATAAATACACAAATTAGTTCTATTAATGAAGCTATTGAGGTTATTGATCAAATAGCTTTCCAAACAAATATTCTTTCACTTAATGCAGCAGTTGAAGCAGCAACTGCAGGTGAAGCTGGTAAAGGTTTCGCTGTTGTTGCTCAGGAGGTTAGAAATCTAGCTTCTAGATCTGCTGAAGCTGCTAAAGAGATCAAAGAATTAGTTGAAAATGCTACAAGTAAAGCAGATGAAGGTAAAAAGATTTCAGATAACATGATTGGTGGATATGATGTACTAAATAAAAATATTAATTATACAATCGAAAAAATTGATTTTGTTGCAAATGCTTCAAAAGAGCAAGAAAGAGGTATTACTCAAATAAATGATGCAGTTAATACTCTTGATAGAGCGACACAACAAAATGCACAAGTAGCTGAACAAATCTCTAAAATGTCAAGTGAAATTGCCAATATGTCAAATTCACTTGTGACAGCAGCTTCGAGAGCAAACTTCTTACAGGAAGCTAGAGAAGAAGTTTGTAATGTGGATTTAGTTTATGACACAGCAAAATTAAAAGTAAATGTATTAAATATAAAAGATAGTGTTTATACAAAATTAGGTAGCTATGAAAACTGGATTGCAAAAGGTTCAGAAGAGCTTGATAAATGGATAGAAAACTATATTAAGATTAATCCAAATGCACAACACACTGCACTTGAAGACTTAAAAGTATTAAATAATAATTTAACTGTTAAATTACAGGATTTAATTGATGCCAATGCTAATAAAGAACCAAATGAGGTGTTAAATGAAAAAGCAAGGGCAATAGAAATTGAATCACTTAGAATATTTGGTACACTAAATAATCTTAAAAAAGAAGCATGCAAAAATCAATAA
- the ruvA gene encoding Holliday junction branch migration protein RuvA, whose translation MIVGIEGIIERKEPTLLNLNVNGIIYEIFVSVNCSSKIIDSKVKLNITHIIREDSQTLYGFLDPNEKKLFDTVIKINGVGPKVALAICSTFTPTSFAQIVSSNDISMLKRVPGIGPKGASRILVELSGFIIDGDEDENSDASIHLEASLALESLGFKKDVVSKVLKSCAGSNTGDLVKQALKQLQK comes from the coding sequence ATGATTGTAGGCATTGAAGGTATAATTGAAAGAAAAGAACCGACATTATTAAATCTAAATGTAAACGGTATTATATATGAAATATTCGTATCAGTGAATTGTAGTTCAAAAATTATTGATAGTAAAGTTAAACTTAATATAACACATATTATACGAGAAGATTCACAAACTTTATATGGCTTTTTAGACCCAAATGAAAAAAAACTTTTTGATACAGTGATCAAAATTAATGGAGTAGGACCCAAAGTTGCTTTAGCTATATGTTCAACTTTTACTCCTACATCTTTTGCACAAATTGTAAGTTCAAATGATATCTCTATGTTGAAAAGAGTACCAGGGATTGGACCTAAGGGTGCTAGTAGAATTTTAGTTGAATTATCTGGCTTTATTATTGATGGAGATGAAGATGAAAATTCAGATGCTTCAATCCATTTAGAAGCTTCATTGGCATTGGAATCTTTAGGCTTTAAAAAAGATGTAGTATCAAAAGTATTAAAAAGTTGTGCAGGTAGTAACACTGGCGATTTAGTAAAACAAGCATTAAAACAGTTGCAAAAATAG
- a CDS encoding D-alanine--D-alanine ligase encodes MKIGIVFGGISYEHEISIVSAIAMKDVLKEELVYIFCDENRDFYHIPTNIIKSKLFSSGEYKKCDLLNLKKGSFVKKGLLSEKSLDVDVYLNLSHGGDGEDALYSSMFELYNLPYIGPRKGACSVSFNKFLTKGYAYSCGIKTIDYKYYTKGEKVEIEEFPVIIKPVTLGSSIGVSIVKSNEELEYALDVAFEFDDAVIVESFISGIKEYNLAGCKINGEYNFSIIEEPQKAEFLDFDKKYLDFARTSTALKADISDELASKIEESFKKIYNTTFEGALIRCDFFVIDDEVYLNEINPVPGSMANYLFEDFNKTLVSLSSSLPKQKSIKITYEYVNKIQSAKGK; translated from the coding sequence GTGAAAATAGGAATAGTTTTTGGTGGAATATCTTATGAGCATGAGATATCAATTGTATCTGCAATAGCTATGAAAGATGTATTAAAAGAAGAATTGGTTTACATCTTTTGTGATGAAAATAGAGATTTTTATCATATCCCAACAAATATAATTAAATCAAAACTTTTTAGCAGTGGTGAGTATAAAAAATGTGATTTATTAAATTTAAAAAAAGGTTCATTTGTAAAAAAAGGCTTACTTTCTGAAAAAAGCTTAGATGTAGATGTTTATTTAAATCTATCTCATGGAGGAGATGGAGAAGATGCATTATATTCTTCTATGTTTGAATTATATAATCTTCCTTATATTGGACCTAGAAAAGGTGCTTGCAGCGTAAGTTTCAATAAATTTTTAACAAAAGGTTATGCATATAGTTGTGGTATTAAAACAATTGACTATAAGTATTATACAAAAGGTGAAAAAGTTGAAATAGAAGAGTTCCCTGTAATTATTAAACCTGTTACTTTAGGTAGTTCTATTGGAGTATCTATTGTAAAGTCTAACGAAGAGTTAGAATATGCTTTAGATGTGGCTTTTGAATTTGATGATGCAGTTATTGTTGAATCATTTATTTCTGGAATAAAAGAATACAACCTTGCAGGATGTAAAATAAATGGAGAGTATAATTTTTCAATAATAGAGGAACCTCAGAAAGCAGAGTTTTTAGATTTTGATAAAAAATATTTAGATTTTGCAAGAACATCAACTGCTTTAAAAGCAGATATTAGTGACGAATTAGCTTCAAAAATAGAGGAATCATTTAAAAAAATATATAATACAACTTTTGAAGGTGCTTTGATTAGATGTGACTTTTTTGTAATAGATGATGAAGTATATTTAAATGAAATAAACCCAGTACCAGGATCAATGGCAAATTACCTATTTGAAGATTTTAATAAAACATTAGTTTCTTTATCTTCATCATTACCAAAACAAAAATCAATTAAAATTACCTATGAATATGTAAATAAAATTCAAAGCGCAAAGGGAAAATAA